One region of Natronolimnobius baerhuensis genomic DNA includes:
- a CDS encoding thiolase C-terminal domain-containing protein yields the protein MATNRNVAIVGGGHANWGERDATWKDLAQEGGKATFDAVPGVGPEDIEGLFVGAVQPERFAYQSHVAPMVAELLGIEVTEMIARTELACASGQAALRYAWLAIAAGQLDVALVLGVEKMNLGRDYMPEMQGSMANVLDREFDGVNGLSAPPFFAWYAQRHMHEHGTTREQLSQVAAKNKSNAAKTDFAHFQTEIEPEDVLESPEIAPPLHLYDCSGITDGAAGVILMSEEKAREVTDTPAWITGSGQSSMAGNSINNLPSFSGWPQARKASQNAYEQAGIEDPLEEIDIAEIHDCFSISEIIEYEELGFAERGGGGQFIEDGRSHLDGDVAVNPRGGLLGCGHPLGATGISQALEVTQQFQGEVSQGRHVADASTGLIHNLSGSGSVHSVMVLDRDPQ from the coding sequence ATGGCGACAAATCGAAACGTTGCGATAGTTGGCGGCGGTCATGCGAATTGGGGTGAACGAGACGCGACCTGGAAGGATCTCGCACAGGAGGGCGGGAAGGCGACGTTCGACGCCGTCCCAGGTGTTGGCCCCGAGGACATCGAGGGGCTGTTCGTCGGCGCGGTGCAGCCCGAGCGGTTTGCCTACCAGTCACACGTCGCGCCGATGGTCGCCGAACTGCTCGGCATCGAGGTCACCGAAATGATCGCACGGACTGAACTGGCGTGTGCGAGCGGGCAGGCCGCACTACGATACGCCTGGCTGGCTATCGCCGCCGGACAACTGGATGTCGCGCTCGTTCTCGGCGTCGAGAAGATGAACCTCGGCCGTGACTACATGCCGGAGATGCAGGGATCGATGGCGAACGTGCTGGACCGCGAGTTCGACGGCGTCAACGGCCTGTCTGCACCGCCGTTTTTCGCCTGGTACGCCCAGCGACATATGCACGAGCACGGGACCACCCGGGAGCAGCTTTCCCAGGTCGCGGCGAAGAACAAGAGCAACGCCGCCAAGACCGACTTTGCGCACTTCCAGACGGAGATCGAGCCCGAGGACGTCCTCGAATCACCTGAAATCGCACCGCCGTTGCACCTCTATGACTGCAGCGGTATCACGGACGGCGCGGCGGGCGTAATCCTGATGAGCGAGGAGAAAGCCCGCGAGGTCACCGACACCCCAGCCTGGATCACAGGCAGCGGACAGTCGTCGATGGCGGGCAACTCGATCAACAACCTTCCCTCCTTTTCGGGCTGGCCGCAGGCTCGAAAAGCGTCACAGAACGCCTACGAGCAGGCCGGTATCGAGGACCCCCTCGAGGAGATCGATATCGCCGAGATACACGATTGCTTCTCGATCAGCGAGATCATCGAGTACGAGGAACTGGGTTTCGCCGAGCGCGGCGGGGGCGGACAGTTCATCGAGGACGGGCGCAGTCACCTCGACGGCGACGTCGCTGTCAACCCCCGCGGTGGGCTGCTTGGCTGTGGCCACCCACTGGGTGCAACAGGCATCTCGCAGGCCCTCGAGGTCACCCAGCAGTTCCAAGGAGAAGTATCGCAAGGCAGACACGTGGCAGATGCATCGACCGGCCTCATCCACAACTTAAGCGGGAGTGGCTCGGTCCATAGCGTCATGGTCTTAGACCGTGATCCACAATGA
- a CDS encoding Zn-ribbon domain-containing OB-fold protein has product MTDSDGDRGTRDRVSIPEEIELPRLLDFYELQTADQTKIHEFYDNLRDGRLTTTECRDCEAIHYPPRIVCPECTGDNLEYVDLPHEGELFTFSEVRGGLPMGLSEHDVPFVVGVVDLGPVKLSARIDDASYADLEIGDSVELKIVEIDGPTDQERVFYRFTPQDTNNGEHE; this is encoded by the coding sequence ATGACCGATTCAGACGGCGACAGGGGAACGCGTGATCGCGTCTCGATCCCCGAGGAGATCGAACTCCCACGACTCCTCGATTTCTACGAGCTACAGACCGCAGACCAGACGAAGATTCACGAGTTTTACGACAATCTCCGTGATGGACGGTTGACGACGACGGAATGTCGCGACTGCGAGGCGATTCACTACCCACCACGGATCGTCTGCCCGGAGTGTACGGGAGACAACCTCGAGTACGTCGACCTGCCTCATGAGGGAGAGCTATTTACCTTCTCTGAGGTCCGAGGTGGCCTCCCGATGGGGCTGAGCGAACACGATGTCCCGTTCGTCGTCGGCGTCGTCGACCTTGGCCCGGTGAAACTGTCGGCTCGGATCGACGACGCCTCCTACGCCGACCTCGAGATCGGCGATTCGGTCGAACTGAAGATCGTCGAGATTGACGGACCGACCGATCAGGAACGAGTATTCTACCGATTCACACCCCAAGACACGAACAACGGTGAACACGAATGA
- a CDS encoding long-chain fatty acid--CoA ligase, with product MKAYELTLQIMLERATNLFGHKEIVSEEPDGTTHRYTYDDAYNRISQLANALDDLGVDPGSRLSVMAINHHRHFELYFGLACSGRSIHMTNHMLPDEHLVEIVNEAEDEIVFVDPAFVDTIENVADQFETVEQYVILDDDVPATSLEPVIAYEDLLEGQDTEYDWPTLDEDREAGICYTSGTTGLPKGASYSHRDLYLHTVTHSHVDVFGISENDTVMPVVPMYHVNAWGLPYTATMCGSKLVLPGPKTGAEEIAELIDRENVTVTAAVTTVWLEMAEFYDERDDVELESLERVLIGGTSPPEWLMEKFDKEIGAPIQQGYGMTEAAPHLVNTMTTSEVQELSESERYQQQMKPGLPAPGVQIRLRDPDGKAVPHDGESTGEIQARSPWLIDEYYARPDATKQAFTDDGWFKTGDVGVIDGYGYLEVVDRLDDVIKSGGEWISSLELENELMAHDAVEEATVINIEHEKWDERPVAYVVQREDVTEDELKEHLLERFPKWWLPDQIVFIESIPKTTTGKFDKKVLRDEFESEHGRLPVDQ from the coding sequence ATGAAAGCGTACGAACTCACGCTACAGATCATGCTCGAACGGGCCACGAACCTGTTCGGCCACAAGGAAATCGTCTCGGAAGAGCCCGACGGAACGACCCACCGGTATACGTACGACGACGCATACAACCGGATCAGCCAACTTGCCAACGCGCTAGACGACCTCGGCGTTGATCCAGGTTCACGTCTGTCGGTGATGGCGATCAACCACCACCGCCACTTCGAACTGTACTTCGGGCTCGCCTGTAGCGGACGGAGCATCCACATGACCAACCACATGCTCCCCGACGAACACCTCGTCGAGATCGTCAACGAGGCCGAGGACGAGATCGTCTTCGTCGACCCCGCGTTCGTCGACACCATCGAGAACGTCGCCGACCAGTTCGAAACCGTCGAGCAGTACGTGATCCTCGACGACGATGTCCCAGCAACCAGTCTCGAGCCGGTTATCGCCTACGAGGACCTACTCGAGGGCCAGGACACCGAGTACGATTGGCCAACGCTCGACGAGGACCGGGAGGCCGGCATCTGCTATACGTCCGGCACGACCGGGCTTCCGAAGGGGGCGTCGTACTCCCACCGGGATCTCTACCTCCACACCGTCACCCACAGTCACGTCGATGTCTTTGGGATCAGCGAGAACGATACCGTGATGCCCGTTGTCCCGATGTACCACGTCAACGCCTGGGGGTTGCCCTACACCGCGACGATGTGCGGTTCGAAACTCGTCTTGCCGGGGCCAAAGACCGGTGCCGAAGAAATCGCCGAACTCATCGACCGGGAGAACGTGACCGTTACTGCTGCGGTGACGACGGTCTGGCTCGAGATGGCCGAGTTCTACGACGAGCGCGACGATGTCGAACTCGAGAGCTTAGAGCGAGTCCTCATCGGCGGCACGTCGCCGCCGGAGTGGCTCATGGAGAAATTTGACAAGGAAATCGGCGCGCCGATCCAGCAGGGGTACGGCATGACCGAGGCCGCGCCCCACCTCGTCAACACGATGACCACCTCTGAAGTGCAGGAACTGTCCGAAAGCGAGCGCTACCAACAGCAGATGAAACCCGGTCTCCCCGCACCCGGCGTCCAGATCCGGCTCCGGGACCCGGACGGCAAGGCAGTCCCGCACGATGGTGAGTCGACCGGCGAGATCCAAGCGCGGTCGCCGTGGCTCATCGACGAATACTACGCCCGGCCCGATGCGACCAAACAGGCGTTTACCGACGACGGGTGGTTCAAGACTGGCGATGTCGGCGTGATCGACGGCTACGGCTACCTCGAGGTCGTCGACCGGCTCGACGACGTCATCAAGAGCGGCGGCGAGTGGATTTCCTCGCTGGAACTCGAGAACGAATTGATGGCTCACGACGCCGTTGAAGAGGCGACAGTGATCAACATCGAACACGAAAAGTGGGACGAGCGGCCAGTCGCCTACGTCGTCCAGCGTGAGGACGTCACCGAGGACGAACTGAAAGAACACCTCTTAGAGCGGTTCCCGAAGTGGTGGCTGCCGGACCAAATTGTCTTCATCGAGTCGATTCCGAAGACGACGACCGGCAAGTTCGACAAGAAGGTGCTGCGCGACGAGTTCGAGTCGGAGCACGGAAGGTTGCCAGTCGACCAGTAG
- a CDS encoding alpha/beta hydrolase, protein MTNIDERNGTSRRAVLRGLGIAGASIVLSTGSAASQPATPAREVERYQNLTYVERPAVDHQSHSEGELRLDLYLPEQRTPHPVPVIVYMHGGMWMFGTKDGEQQLFEQFAKAGFAVASIEYRFISEAIFPAQIHDVNAAIQWLRAHADEYGLDPTAIGTWGASAGGHLAALAGVTNDVEEFAGDGPYAEYSSDVQAAASWYGIMALHKMVETAPPESDMPYEEADSPESQLVGETIADNPDAGKYASPIEYLDSDDPPLLLYHGTGDELVGDGQSERMFEAARERCHETTYYALESLGHSSDEFYSELTSKPPATATVRTVHGGCSTGGPRERTKTGPLASLSDMERFFRRNLR, encoded by the coding sequence ATGACCAATATCGATGAGAGGAACGGAACCTCTCGGAGAGCAGTTCTTCGAGGGCTCGGTATCGCCGGAGCAAGTATTGTCCTGTCAACGGGTAGTGCAGCGAGCCAACCGGCTACTCCTGCGAGAGAGGTTGAACGTTATCAGAACCTCACGTACGTCGAACGGCCGGCGGTCGATCACCAGAGCCACAGCGAGGGCGAACTTCGACTTGATCTGTACCTCCCAGAACAACGAACTCCCCATCCAGTTCCCGTAATCGTGTACATGCACGGCGGGATGTGGATGTTCGGAACGAAGGACGGAGAACAACAGCTGTTCGAACAGTTTGCGAAAGCAGGGTTTGCCGTTGCCAGCATCGAGTACCGTTTCATCTCGGAAGCGATCTTCCCAGCACAGATTCACGACGTCAACGCCGCAATTCAGTGGCTGCGAGCCCACGCTGACGAATACGGCCTCGATCCGACTGCCATCGGAACCTGGGGCGCGTCTGCTGGAGGTCACCTCGCTGCACTGGCCGGCGTCACGAACGACGTCGAAGAATTTGCAGGCGACGGACCGTACGCCGAGTACTCGAGCGATGTCCAAGCCGCGGCGTCGTGGTATGGGATCATGGCCCTCCACAAGATGGTCGAAACTGCGCCGCCGGAAAGTGACATGCCCTACGAAGAAGCGGACTCGCCCGAGTCGCAACTCGTCGGCGAAACGATTGCAGACAATCCGGACGCCGGGAAATACGCCAGTCCCATTGAGTACCTCGATTCGGACGACCCACCGCTCTTGCTCTACCACGGCACTGGGGACGAGCTTGTTGGAGACGGACAGAGCGAACGCATGTTCGAGGCGGCTCGCGAGCGCTGTCACGAGACGACGTACTACGCACTCGAGTCACTCGGCCACTCGTCTGACGAATTCTACTCGGAACTCACCAGCAAGCCACCCGCAACGGCGACCGTCAGGACTGTTCACGGCGGCTGCTCCACTGGTGGCCCACGCGAACGAACGAAAACGGGACCGCTCGCGTCCCTCTCCGATATGGAGCGATTCTTCCGGCGAAACCTGCGATAG
- a CDS encoding branched-chain amino acid ABC transporter permease, with protein sequence MVDIVSIGANTIVLGSLYALIAMGFTLIFGVAGQANLAHGGTITIGAFTAWYVAGLGGGVWVGLAAATVTGALFHVVLYRVFVRHIDNPVNVLILTLLAWFVVEYSFLAIIGSEPRSVPSLLGGTTSIAGVSFLYNNLLIFVLSWVFIGALFGFVNYTKTGQAIIATSMNERGAALVGIKTDNITLLTWALAGVLAGSAGVLYGSFRAASWDMGMTPLVLAFAIVILGGIGSIRGSVIAAYIIGFLEVFTISAVSPRLSGMTALLVIIIVLLVKPTGLYGRELPG encoded by the coding sequence ATGGTTGACATCGTTAGCATCGGTGCGAATACGATCGTCCTCGGATCGTTGTACGCCCTTATCGCGATGGGGTTCACGCTCATCTTCGGCGTCGCCGGTCAGGCAAACCTGGCACACGGCGGGACGATCACGATTGGAGCGTTTACCGCCTGGTACGTCGCCGGTCTCGGCGGCGGTGTCTGGGTTGGACTAGCGGCGGCGACCGTCACGGGAGCGCTCTTCCACGTCGTCTTGTACCGGGTGTTCGTCCGACACATCGATAATCCGGTGAACGTGTTGATCCTCACGCTGTTGGCGTGGTTCGTCGTCGAATACAGCTTCCTCGCGATTATCGGCTCCGAACCGAGATCGGTTCCATCGTTACTGGGCGGTACGACGTCAATCGCCGGCGTCTCGTTCCTGTACAACAACCTGTTGATATTCGTCCTCTCGTGGGTGTTCATCGGCGCCCTCTTCGGCTTCGTCAACTACACGAAGACCGGCCAAGCGATTATCGCCACCAGCATGAACGAGCGGGGTGCCGCGCTAGTCGGGATCAAGACCGACAACATCACACTCCTGACGTGGGCGCTGGCCGGCGTCCTCGCCGGCTCCGCCGGTGTGCTCTACGGATCGTTCCGGGCCGCGTCGTGGGATATGGGGATGACGCCGCTCGTTCTGGCGTTCGCTATCGTCATCCTCGGTGGTATCGGCTCGATCCGCGGGAGCGTCATCGCCGCGTACATCATCGGCTTCCTCGAGGTGTTTACCATCTCCGCCGTTTCGCCGCGACTCAGCGGGATGACGGCGCTACTGGTGATCATCATTGTGTTGCTGGTCAAACCAACGGGACTCTACGGTCGCGAGCTACCCGGTTGA
- a CDS encoding ABC transporter substrate-binding protein translates to MSRRQFVGLAGAGATVSLAGCIGGSDNGGSDSITIGLLAFEPGSAPQGTAQEQAAELAVSDLNDDGGILGEDVELLVSNTQGSASTASDRYLEFVTDDNVDITAGVFQTEVMTGLMSDIADHQTIHMSGGHTSPTIAEMLADDYEQYKYQFRPYGNATHWIESITDLAGHMQDEEDWERIAILAEEYEWTQSFSNDLPDMIEDAGLEVVYNQRYPSDTENFTPLFDNIESEDADAVVMAQAHTAGPAMIQWREEEREFAMCGQISQIIDPGSYESFDGDNEFAISNAPAVHTADLTDQTADFAERYNDEFDVYPNDAFSYATYDGLMMWAEVVEQEDTTDAEDIVPALAEASYEGTRGVIEFNDQDHEFPHDARFGEGYLQRINFQWQEQDGEGIQEVIHPDGLATADYQEPPWF, encoded by the coding sequence ATGAGTAGACGGCAGTTTGTCGGACTCGCGGGGGCGGGTGCGACCGTCTCGCTCGCGGGGTGTATTGGGGGATCAGACAACGGCGGCAGTGACAGTATCACAATCGGCCTCTTGGCATTCGAGCCGGGCAGCGCACCACAGGGGACCGCGCAGGAGCAGGCTGCTGAACTGGCTGTTTCCGACCTCAACGACGATGGCGGCATCCTCGGCGAGGATGTCGAATTGCTCGTCTCGAACACACAAGGGTCGGCCTCGACTGCCAGTGATCGCTATCTGGAGTTCGTCACCGACGACAACGTCGACATCACTGCTGGCGTGTTCCAGACGGAGGTGATGACCGGTCTCATGTCCGATATCGCCGACCACCAAACGATTCACATGAGCGGCGGTCACACCTCACCGACAATTGCTGAAATGCTCGCAGACGACTACGAGCAGTACAAGTATCAGTTCCGCCCGTACGGGAACGCCACCCACTGGATCGAATCGATCACAGACCTCGCTGGACACATGCAAGACGAAGAGGACTGGGAACGAATCGCCATCCTCGCCGAGGAATACGAGTGGACGCAGTCATTCTCGAACGACCTTCCTGATATGATCGAGGACGCTGGCCTCGAGGTCGTGTACAACCAACGATATCCATCCGATACGGAGAACTTCACGCCGCTGTTCGACAACATCGAGAGCGAGGACGCAGACGCCGTCGTCATGGCACAGGCTCACACTGCCGGGCCGGCGATGATCCAGTGGCGAGAAGAGGAACGTGAGTTCGCGATGTGCGGCCAGATTTCACAGATCATCGACCCGGGGTCCTACGAGTCGTTCGATGGGGATAACGAGTTTGCGATTAGTAATGCGCCCGCGGTTCACACTGCTGACCTCACCGATCAGACAGCTGACTTCGCGGAACGATACAACGACGAGTTCGATGTCTACCCGAACGACGCCTTCTCGTACGCGACGTACGACGGCCTCATGATGTGGGCCGAAGTCGTCGAACAGGAGGACACGACGGATGCTGAGGACATCGTTCCGGCACTGGCTGAGGCGTCCTATGAGGGCACACGCGGTGTAATCGAGTTCAACGACCAAGACCACGAGTTCCCACACGACGCACGGTTTGGCGAGGGCTACCTCCAGCGAATCAACTTCCAGTGGCAAGAACAGGATGGAGAGGGCATCCAGGAAGTCATCCATCCCGACGGGTTGGCCACTGCGGACTACCAAGAGCCGCCGTGGTTCTAA
- a CDS encoding branched-chain amino acid ABC transporter permease, protein MTRVDLEPRYLVGIACVIGLLSAPLLMPILTLRQLTAALFLGMFAMSWDYVSGYTGQLSFGHSMFFGIGGYTAAVLNLELGISPLLGILIGTIAAGIAGIIVGYPALRLKGPYLGLITLIAPIVLVQIVNIFPGTLGGDAGLPSPAGLIPVDDTIAVLSTIGFETSFEHQTVVYYYVALFLFLAIYALFYVFTRSYIGSIFTAIREDEDAVRSSGINVAKFKVFAFTMSGTIGGLAGAAFVHTPVGEPSVGELLYIVVSIEVVIVSILGGMGTITGPAVAGIAYYFVRDALQTSSLTIPLLDVTVGHISMVLFFSLALLILFFLPKGILPWLEDLSHELAERRTDQTEPTS, encoded by the coding sequence ATGACACGGGTAGACCTCGAACCACGATATCTCGTCGGCATCGCATGCGTCATTGGGTTGCTTTCAGCGCCCCTGCTCATGCCGATACTCACACTCAGACAGCTCACCGCAGCGTTGTTTCTTGGCATGTTCGCGATGAGTTGGGACTACGTCTCCGGGTACACGGGACAGCTGAGTTTCGGTCACAGCATGTTCTTTGGGATCGGCGGCTATACTGCGGCAGTCCTCAACCTCGAACTCGGCATCAGTCCGCTACTGGGGATTTTGATCGGAACAATCGCAGCTGGGATCGCGGGGATCATCGTCGGCTACCCGGCGCTTCGCCTCAAGGGGCCGTATCTGGGGCTTATTACGTTGATCGCGCCAATCGTGCTCGTTCAAATCGTTAATATCTTCCCTGGTACCCTCGGTGGTGATGCCGGGCTCCCGAGTCCGGCGGGACTGATTCCAGTCGACGATACCATCGCTGTCCTCTCGACGATTGGGTTCGAGACGTCGTTTGAACACCAGACGGTCGTCTACTACTATGTCGCGCTCTTCCTGTTTCTGGCCATCTACGCGCTCTTCTACGTGTTCACACGCTCGTATATCGGCTCGATCTTCACAGCGATCCGCGAGGATGAGGACGCGGTCCGATCCTCCGGGATCAACGTTGCGAAGTTCAAGGTGTTCGCGTTTACGATGAGTGGCACCATCGGTGGACTCGCTGGAGCCGCGTTCGTCCACACACCCGTCGGCGAGCCTAGCGTCGGTGAACTGCTCTATATCGTCGTCAGTATCGAAGTCGTTATCGTCAGCATCCTCGGTGGAATGGGGACGATCACCGGCCCCGCAGTGGCGGGCATCGCCTACTACTTCGTCCGAGACGCACTCCAGACCAGCAGTCTGACGATTCCGCTGCTTGACGTCACGGTCGGACATATCTCGATGGTCCTGTTTTTCAGCCTCGCACTGCTGATTCTGTTCTTCCTGCCGAAGGGGATCCTTCCATGGCTCGAGGACCTGAGCCACGAACTCGCCGAACGACGAACCGACCAAACTGAGCCAACCTCTTGA
- a CDS encoding ABC transporter ATP-binding protein encodes MSTHSTQSTGDEGQTDDVLRLEDVTKQFGNVTAVDNLSFAVREGEILGFIGPNGAGKSTTFDCVSGTMAPTDGTIYYRGEDVTGRPQHELVKAGIARTYQTFRPLNDRTVLENVALSQVPDSLFSRSDFRADTEEQTREICERVGLGDVTSQMPDELPHAGLLRLEIGRALGTEPDLLLVDEPFAGLTTEEIERTADLFTSLRDDGMTLVVIDHNMHGLLELVDRVIVISFGEKIAAGTPAEIRNDPTVQEAYLGGEL; translated from the coding sequence ATGAGTACTCATTCAACACAGTCGACCGGCGACGAGGGACAGACGGACGACGTTCTCCGACTCGAGGACGTCACGAAACAGTTCGGGAACGTCACTGCGGTAGATAACCTCTCGTTTGCCGTTCGTGAGGGGGAAATCCTCGGATTCATCGGTCCGAACGGCGCTGGCAAATCGACCACGTTCGACTGCGTCTCAGGGACGATGGCACCAACAGACGGAACAATCTACTATCGCGGCGAGGACGTAACCGGACGGCCACAACACGAACTCGTCAAAGCGGGGATCGCACGGACGTACCAGACGTTCCGACCGCTGAACGATAGAACCGTCCTCGAGAACGTCGCGCTCTCACAGGTTCCCGACTCGCTGTTCTCGCGTTCGGACTTTCGCGCCGATACTGAAGAACAGACACGGGAAATCTGCGAACGGGTCGGCCTTGGTGACGTCACGTCCCAGATGCCCGATGAACTCCCTCACGCGGGACTGCTCCGACTCGAGATCGGGCGCGCGCTTGGGACGGAACCGGACCTACTGCTGGTCGATGAGCCGTTTGCCGGGCTCACGACGGAGGAGATCGAACGCACCGCCGACCTGTTCACCTCGCTTCGTGACGATGGCATGACGCTGGTCGTAATCGATCACAACATGCACGGCCTGCTCGAACTCGTCGACCGCGTCATCGTCATCTCGTTCGGCGAGAAGATTGCTGCGGGGACACCGGCAGAGATCCGAAACGATCCGACCGTTCAGGAGGCGTACCTCGGAGGTGAGTTGTAG
- a CDS encoding ABC transporter ATP-binding protein, which yields MTDSLLSVSDLTVSYGKVTALKGIDIDVKSGETIGVIGPNGAGKSTLVDAISGFLDYEGSITYRGQEIAGSSTQTLVENGLFYCTERRDLFGQMSVEQNLRLGSYLNNGGEDERLAEVFELFPRLEERRSQEAESLSGGEQQMLSLGRGLMSDPDFLILDEPSIGLAPVVLEDISEALTAITELDVTVLLCEQNITFALEHADRLYLLENGAVRRSGATESLQSDEFVESYIGG from the coding sequence ATGACTGACTCACTGCTTTCGGTGTCGGACCTCACGGTTTCGTACGGCAAGGTGACGGCACTCAAGGGTATCGACATCGACGTCAAATCGGGCGAGACCATCGGTGTGATCGGTCCAAACGGTGCCGGCAAGTCGACGCTCGTCGATGCGATCAGCGGCTTTCTCGACTACGAGGGCTCGATCACCTATCGCGGCCAGGAGATTGCCGGGTCGTCGACGCAAACGCTCGTCGAAAACGGCCTGTTCTACTGCACCGAGCGCCGAGACCTGTTTGGCCAGATGAGCGTCGAACAGAACCTCCGACTCGGCTCGTACCTGAACAATGGCGGCGAGGATGAGCGTCTCGCAGAAGTCTTCGAGCTCTTTCCGCGCTTAGAGGAACGCCGATCTCAGGAAGCCGAAAGCCTGAGTGGCGGCGAACAGCAGATGCTCTCACTTGGGAGAGGGCTGATGAGCGATCCTGATTTCTTGATTTTGGACGAACCGTCTATCGGGCTCGCTCCAGTCGTCCTCGAGGACATCAGCGAAGCGCTGACTGCCATCACCGAACTTGACGTGACGGTGTTGCTCTGCGAGCAGAACATCACGTTCGCGCTCGAACACGCCGACCGGCTTTACCTCCTCGAGAACGGTGCGGTCCGTCGCTCTGGAGCGACCGAGTCGCTCCAATCCGACGAGTTCGTCGAATCCTATATCGGGGGCTAA
- a CDS encoding IclR family transcriptional regulator yields MTDGTPPMNSVLRAFDVLNVLWEVNGAGPSEVAAQMDVPKSTAHVYLRTLRETGYVVNDGGEYQLSHRFLTTGSRIKHRNSLFQAAEANLQELAMETGELVTLVIEENGRSVILHIESGNRSLELGIYSGMITPLHSNATGKVILAHLSSDRTDEIIDEGLERRTEETITDEETLRAELETVREQGYAVDWDQQVKGMGLIGAPISINGQLKGSAGVVCPTGRIKDETYQHELLQKLEGMVDSITIKYRYGT; encoded by the coding sequence ATGACCGACGGCACACCCCCGATGAATTCGGTGTTGCGTGCGTTCGACGTACTGAACGTACTCTGGGAGGTCAACGGGGCGGGCCCCTCAGAGGTTGCGGCACAGATGGACGTTCCGAAGAGCACGGCCCACGTCTATTTGCGGACGCTGCGAGAGACCGGCTACGTCGTTAACGACGGTGGCGAGTACCAGCTCAGTCACCGTTTTCTGACCACAGGCTCGCGGATTAAACACCGAAATAGCCTCTTTCAGGCCGCAGAAGCGAATCTCCAAGAGCTTGCGATGGAAACAGGCGAACTCGTGACGCTCGTGATCGAGGAGAACGGCCGCTCAGTTATCCTCCACATCGAGTCAGGAAATCGCTCACTCGAGCTTGGCATCTACTCGGGAATGATCACCCCGCTACACTCGAACGCGACAGGGAAGGTCATCCTCGCACACCTCTCATCTGATCGGACCGACGAAATCATCGACGAGGGACTCGAGCGACGGACCGAGGAGACAATCACCGACGAGGAGACGCTCCGTGCGGAACTGGAAACAGTCCGAGAGCAAGGATACGCAGTTGACTGGGACCAGCAGGTCAAAGGAATGGGACTGATCGGCGCGCCGATCAGTATCAACGGTCAGCTCAAGGGCTCGGCCGGCGTGGTCTGTCCGACCGGACGCATCAAAGACGAAACGTACCAGCACGAACTCCTGCAAAAACTTGAAGGAATGGTTGACTCGATCACGATAAAGTACCGATACGGAACGTGA
- a CDS encoding universal stress protein, whose protein sequence is MYEILLAIDDSKSRARSQVEAIVDIPVDSSSVRIHVVHVFTDNPSGATIQKLGSAKTVKRALSDHGIDYQLEERSGDPATEIRDYAVTHDVDLICLAGRKRSPAGKALFGSVTQDVILNTERPVLVANEGDAPDE, encoded by the coding sequence ATGTACGAGATACTGCTCGCGATAGATGACTCCAAATCGCGCGCCCGTTCCCAAGTCGAGGCAATCGTTGACATTCCGGTTGACTCCAGTTCGGTGCGAATACACGTGGTCCACGTCTTCACCGATAATCCGTCCGGCGCGACGATCCAGAAGCTGGGATCAGCGAAGACCGTCAAACGCGCCCTTTCCGACCACGGAATCGACTACCAACTCGAGGAGCGAAGCGGCGACCCAGCCACGGAGATCCGTGACTACGCGGTGACACACGACGTCGATCTCATCTGTTTGGCCGGCCGGAAACGATCTCCTGCTGGGAAGGCACTGTTCGGGAGCGTCACGCAAGATGTGATCCTCAATACGGAGCGCCCCGTCCTCGTCGCGAATGAAGGGGACGCGCCGGACGAGTAG